A window of the Anomalospiza imberbis isolate Cuckoo-Finch-1a 21T00152 unplaced genomic scaffold, ASM3175350v1 scaffold_100, whole genome shotgun sequence genome harbors these coding sequences:
- the LOC137465656 gene encoding RNA-binding protein FUS-like encodes MGTSSYGQDGGSLSSGGYQEPGGGYGSSAPPERSRGRGAFGSRGGFERGSRGSRGSRGAAMGGGERGGFNKFGGPRDQGPRHDPGEQDNSDNNTIFVQGLGENVTIESVADYFKQIGIIKTNKKTGQPMINLYTDRETGKLKGEATVSFDDPPSAKAAIDWFDGKEFSGNPIKVSFATRRADFTRGGGGRGRGRGGPLGRGGFGSGGSGGRGGFAGGGGAQQRAGDWKCPNPACENMNFSWRNECNQCKAPKPEGGPGGPHLGGGGAGGGGFEDRRGGRGGFDRGGFRGRGDRGGFRGGRGGDRGGFGPGKMDSRGDHRQDRRERPY; translated from the exons atgggga CCAGCAGCTACGGGCAGGACGGCGGCTCCCTGAGCTCGGGGGGCTACCAGGAGCCCGGCGGTGGCTACGGCTCCTCGGCGCCGCCcgagcgcagccgcggccgcGGCGCCTTCGGCTCCCGCGGCGGCTTCGAGCGCGGCTCCCGCGGCTCCCGCGGCTCCCGCGGCGCCGCCATGGG CGGTGGTGAGCGTGGTGGCTTCAATAAATTCGGTG GACCCCGGGACCAGGGGCCCAGGCATGACCCAG GCGAGCAGGACAACTCGGACAACAACACGATCTTCGTGCAGGGGCTGGGCGAGAACGTCACCATCGAGTCGGTGGCCGACTACTTCAAACAGATCGGCATCATCAAG ACCAACAAGAAGACCGGCCAGCCCATGATCAACCTCTACACCGACCGTGAGACCGGCAAGCTCAAGGGCGAGGCCACCGTGTCCTTCGACGACCCGCCCTCGGCCAAGGCCGCCATCGACTGGTTCGACG ggaaggagtTTTCGGGCAACCCCATCAAGGTCTCGTTTGCCACTCGCCGCGCGGATTTCacccggggcggcggcggccgcggccggggccggggag GGCCCCTCGGCCGGGGCGGGTTcggctccggcggctccggcggccgcggcggcttCGCGGGCGGGGGAGGGGCCCAGCAGCGAGCCGGAGACTGGAAGTGCCCGAACCC GGCGTGCGAGAACATGAACTTCTCGTGGCGGAACGAGTGCAACCAGTGCAAGGCGCCCAAGCCCGagggggggcccggggggccTCACctgggcgggggcggggccg GTGGGGGGGGGTTCGAGGAccgccggggcggccgcgggggcttTGACCGGGGCGGATTCCGTGGCCGCGGCGACCGCGGCGGCTtccggggcggccgcgggggcgaCCGCGGCGGCTTCGGGCCCGGCAAGATGGACAGCAG GGGTGACCACCGGCAGGACCGACGCGAGCGGCCGTACtga